Within the Candidatus Deferrimicrobiaceae bacterium genome, the region GGCGAAGGGGCGGTTTCTCTGCTGCAATTCCCTCAAGACCCAGGGGCTGCAGCAGGTCCTCGAGAAGCACGGGTTCAAGGGGGTCTTCCTCGGGATCCGCCGGGACGAGGAGGGGTCGCGGGCCAAGGAGCGGGTCTTCTCACCGCGGGACAGAAACTTCGAGTGGAAGTACAAGGACCAGCCGCCGGAGCTCTGGGACCAATTCCACACCTCCTTCGGACCGGAGACGCACGTCCGGATCCATCCGCTCCTCTCCTGGACCGAACTCGACGTCTGGGAATTCATCCGCCGCGAGAAGATCTCCAT harbors:
- the cysD gene encoding sulfate adenylyltransferase subunit CysD; this translates as AKGRFLCCNSLKTQGLQQVLEKHGFKGVFLGIRRDEEGSRAKERVFSPRDRNFEWKYKDQPPELWDQFHTSFGPETHVRIHPLLSWTELDVWEFIRREKISICDLYFARDGKRYRSLGCVPCNFPIASGAATVDEIIEELKETKTPERAGRAQDHEAAYMMQKLRSLGYM